One window of the Primulina eburnea isolate SZY01 chromosome 18, ASM2296580v1, whole genome shotgun sequence genome contains the following:
- the LOC140819051 gene encoding uncharacterized protein, protein MAGKPPRQNRNPRYANNNDNNNNNANEEGNPRSWLTTLQGLVNPNANQSPPPPPQHGVKFHYESLRKNRCPTFSGAADPEVSQSWLKSVENQLRLLEVPDALKVDVIVPFLEDKAAKWWEAVSPAMTAAGSITWRIFRETFLKQYYPAEVRLQKLSEFENFSQSPDMSVVEYTSQFNALGSYAPAIMADEVMKLHRFKKGLNSRIQSALAVYQPANFSDLMGAAIGAEADIHRREGKTGTSDPLSASLPRENQCSRGPISQVDLPQGNSPPITIKDSSHAQHVASSTPGNAEGPAVYALDVENRGTELQSALPPPTDQQGRTEEQWPNARAGPSKPKEDKPNVRVFAMTHEEADDATEVVSGTILIQSVPAYALFECGATHSFMSKRFAKKLGRKSDKLTESFRIATLTSRAIETDEIYRDCKSVLVIRILATT, encoded by the exons ATGGCCGGTAAACCACCAAGACAAAACCGCAACCCCCGTTATGCTAACAACAAcgacaacaacaacaacaatgccAACGAAGAAGGCAAC CCACGATCGTGGCTGACAACACTCCAAGGGTTAGTGAACCCGAATGCCAATCAatcaccaccacctccaccacagcACGGAGTAAAGTTTCATTATGAATCACTGCGCAAGAACAGGTGCCCAACTTTCAGTGGCGCTGCCGACCCCGAAGTTAGCCAGAGCTGGCTCAAAAGCGTGGAAAATCAGTTGAGACTGTTGGAAGTCCCGGATGCACTAAAAGTGGACGTGATAGTGCCATTCCTGGAAGACAAGGCAGCTAAATGGTGGGAAGCAGTCTCGCCAGCCATGACTGCTGCTGGATCAATCACATGGCGAATCTTCCGAGAAACATTTCTGAAACAGTACTACCCGGCAGAAGTCAGACTGCAGAAGCTAAGTGAGTTTGAAAATTTCAGTCAGTCTCCAGATATGTCAGTAGTGGAATATACCTCTCAGTTCAATGCCCTTGGATCATATGCTCCAGCGATTATGGCAGACGAAGTTATGAAATTGCATCGTTTTAAGAAGGGGTTGAATAGCAGGATCCAATCTGCTCTAGCGGTCTACCAACCTGCCAACTTTTCAGACCTAATGGGTGCGGCTATCGGAGCCGAAGCTGATATTCATCGAAGAGAAGGGAAAACAGGAACAAGCGACCCCCTGTCAGCCAGCCTTCCCAGGGAAAACCAGTGTTCAAGAGGCCCAATCAGTCAGGTGGACCTCCCTCAGGGAAATTCTCCGCCAATAACCATCAAGGACTCAAGCCATGCTCAACATGTGGCTTCAAGCACTCCGGGGAATGCCGAAGGGCCAGCGGTGTATGCTTTGGATGTGGAAAATCGGGGCACAGAATTGCAGAGTGCCCTACCGCCGCCAACCGACCAGCAGGGCCGAACAGAGGAACAGTGGCCAAATGCAAGAGCAGGCCCTAGTAAACCAAAAGAAGACAAACCTAATGTCAGGGTCTTTGCCATGACTCACGAAGAGGCCGACGACGCAACTGAAGTCGTGTCAGGTACCATTCTAATTCAATCAGTGCCTGCTTATGCATTATTTGAGTGTGGTGCTACCCACTCATTTATGTCTAAGAGGTTTGCTAAGAAGTTAGGACGTAAGTCTGATAAGCTAACTGAATCTTTCCGAATAGCCACACTT
- the LOC140819052 gene encoding uncharacterized protein: MSTTSFTPVAAAPAHGEKPPKFFGADFKCWQQKMLFYLTTLSLSRFLKEDPPVIAADDTEPQRMSALDSLESRVYCSVTTAKELWESLEKKYKTEDAGIKKFVVGKFLDFKMVDAKSVIIQVQEIQIIIHELLAAGMDINEPFQVAAIIEKLPPMWKDFKNYLKHKRKELKLEDLIVRLRTEEDNRTFEAKTHRKAMEAEAKTNMTKSSTNHKRKRPTNEKKQGRDKKFKGTCYNCGKPNHMAKDCRLLRKDNKHQNLRQANVIEDRNVPIDLSQLGLSAIVFETNLVDNPREWWVDTGSTSHICAEKEMISF; encoded by the exons ATGTCGACTACATCATTCACTCCAGTTGCTGCTGCTCCCGCACATGGCGAAAAGCCACCCAAATTTTTTGGTGCTGACTTCAAATGTTGGCAACAAAAAATGCTCTTCTACCTCACCACACTAAGCCTATCTCGATTCCTAAAGGAGGATCCCCCTGTGATTGCTGCAGACGACACAGAACCACAACGAATGTCTGCACTTGACAGCTTGGAATCACG TGTCTATTGTTCTGTCACTACGGCCAAGGAACTTTGGGAATCCTTGGAGAAGAAATACAAAACAGAGGACGCAGGCATAAAGAAGTTTGTGGTTGGAAAATTCCTAGACTTCAAAATGGTGGACGCCAAATCTGTAATAATCCAGGTACAAgaaattcaaattattattcATGAATTATTGGCAGCGGGGATGgatatcaatgaaccattccAAGTGGCAGCCATTATCGAGAAATTGCCACCAATGTGGAAAGACTTCAAGAACTACCTTAAGCACAAGCGCAAGGAGTTGAAACTTGAAGATCTCATTGTGAGGCTTCGCACTGAAGAAGATAACCGAACTTTTGAAGCCAAAACACACAGAAAGGCAATGGAGGCCGAGGCCAAGACAAATATGACAAAATCAAGCACCAATCACAAGAGAAAGCGCCCTACAAATGAGAAGAAACAAGGGCGGGACAAGAAGTTCAAAGGaacttgctacaactgtggcaaaccaaaTCATATGGCCAAGGACTGTCGTCTTCTAAGGaaagacaacaaacatcaaaatcTAAGGCAAGCCAATGTCATCGAAGATAGGAATGTACCAATAGACCTATCACAACTTGGTCTATCCGCCATTGTGTTTGAAACCAATTTGGTAGATAATCCAAGGGAATGGTGGGTAGATACCGGATCCACTAGCCACATATGTGCTGAAAAAGAAATGATCTCATTCTAA
- the LOC140818965 gene encoding LOW QUALITY PROTEIN: uncharacterized TPR repeat-containing protein At1g05150-like (The sequence of the model RefSeq protein was modified relative to this genomic sequence to represent the inferred CDS: deleted 1 base in 1 codon), producing MTSRGSRSEKVRRIFLQFDTNGDGGLNREEMAALVVAVNPRVKFSEEQINAILDEVFRTYGEFIDGEKGLTFDGLLRTYDDGAGDVDRDFDALGLDLIKPLEDKNGVSQASEEVASSSSIVDDRVMEPHKKQRTEAWAASPNHGIVFDVTWKLVDDLEILIKRLKTKQLKDGKIKNDNSDVFSDAGWSRELGPSSEISDKRISWDESGSDYRAFVKDLGVLRSRADRAPSRPEAFDGQMAIGRVLYEHCLFKEALVSFKRACELMPGDVKPHFRAGNCLYVLGRYDEAKAEFLLALDAAEAGGNQWAYLLPQIHVNLGIALEGEGMVLGACEHYREAAILCPTHFRALKLLGSALFGVGEYKAAVKALEEAIYMKNDYADAHCDLASALHAVGDDDNAIKEFQKAIDLKPGHVDALYNLGGLYMDMGRYQRASEMYTRVLGVWPNHWRAQLNKAVSLLGAGETEEAKKALKEALKMTNRVELHDAVSHLKQLQKKRLRGNGNGEAAFITVEPSKFKTVGEKTTLRPELAIALDIRAFQRVTRLNRCDVELIKKEMSEGDVPVSYSGRGIPEKSIRKASLEVILHKLLSFLKPETLVGAIKAINQKILCVLDESESGRVDLGMFFAVIAPLCSGSPDKRKRIAYESLLWQPVNEGNTQIKKSDAQRYIKLLRAIYIPSHGLSEILEIHGETDDSMVSLTEFVAMFDDQEWGFSILSTLVKLENGDRNRHGSHVCATCKYPLIGSRFKEVKHQFSLCAQCYSEGKVPSTCKQEEYKFKEYANESEAVKDKCLWFGSKGSSARGS from the exons ATGACGAGTCGAGGGAGCAGATCGGAGAAGGTGAGGAGGATATTCCTGCAGTTTGATACGAACGGGGATGGTGGTCTGAACCGGGAAGAAATGGCAGCTCTGGTGGTGGCCGTAAACCCTAGGGTTAAATTCAGTGAGGAGCAGATCAATGCGATTCTGGATGAGGTTTTTCGAACCTATGGAGAATTCATTGATGGCGAAAAGGGTCTCACCTTTGATGGCCTCCTTCGGACATATGATGATGGAGCTGGTGATGTGGACCGGGATTTCGATGCCCTTGGCCTTGACCTTATTAAACCTTTGGAGGACAAGAATGGGGTTTCGCAAGCATCCGAAGAGGTGGCTTCGTCATCCTCAATCGTGGATGATCGTGTCATGGAGCCACACAAGAAACAGCGCACGGAAGCGTGGGCTGCGTCCCCGAATCATGGCATTGTGTTCGATGTTACATGGAAGCTTGTTGATGATCTTGAGATATTGATCAAAAGGTTGAAAACCAAACAGTTGAAGGATGGGAAGATAAAGAATGATAATTCTGATGTTTTCTCTGATGCAGGCTGGTCAAGGGAGCTCGGCCCTTCCAGTGAAATTTCAGATAAGAGGATTAGCTGGGATGAGTCTGGTAGTGATTATAGGGCTTTTGTGAAGGATTTGGGAGTTTTGAGGTCGAGGGCTGATAGGGCGCCCTCAAGACCCGAAGCTTTTGATGGGCAAATGGCTATCGGACGTGTGCTATACGAACATTGTTTGTTTAAGGAAGCTTTGGTAAGCTTTAAGAGGGCGTGTGAATTGATGCCTGGTGATGTGAAGCCGCATTTTAGAGCAGGTAATTGTTTATATGTTCTTGGGAGGTATGATGAGGCCAAAGCAGAGTTTCTTCTTGCATTGGATGCGGCAGAGGCTGGTGGGAATCAATGGGCGTATTTATTGCCTCAGATTCATGTTAATTTGGGGATTGCTCTTGAAGGCGAAGGAATGGTTCTGGGTGCTTGTGAGCATTATAGAGAAGCTGCTATTCTTTGTCCAACTCATTTTCGGGCGCTGAAGCTTTTGGGAAGTGCACTTTTTGGTGTAGGGGAGTACAAGGCCGCTGTTAAGGCCTTAGAGGAAGCTATTTACATGAAGAACGATTATGCTGATGCACATTGTGATTTGGCTTCTGCTTTACATGCTGTAGGTGATGATGATAATGCAATAAAAGAATTCCAAAAGGCAATTGATTTAAAGCCTGGCCATGTTGATGCTCTGTATAATTTAGGTGGCCTCTACATGGACATGGGTAGGTATCAGAGGGCATCCGAGATGTATACTCGGGTTTTGGGTGTGTGGCCAAACCATTGGAGGGCACAGCTAAATAAGGCAGTCTCTTTGTTAGGTGCTGGAGAAACGGAGGAAGCGAAGAAAGCATTGAAAGAAGCTTTGAAAATGACCAACAGAGTTGAACTGCATGATGCCGTATCTCATTTAAAGCAACTACAGAAGAAGAGGTTGAGGGGGAATGGTAATGGCGAGGCTGCCTTCATTACGGTGGAACCTTCAAAATTTAAGACCGTGGGTGAGAAAACCACATTGAGGCCAGAATTAGCTATTGCCCTTGATATTAGAGCCTTCCAGAGGGTAACACGGTTGAATCGTTGTGATGTCGAACTTATAAAGAAGGAAATGAGTGAAGGTGATGTCCCAGTGTCCTATTCTGGCAGAGGTATACCTGAAAAATCAATACGCAAGGCTTCATTGGAAGTGATTCTTCACAAGTTACTTAGTTTCTTAAAGCCGGAAACTTTAGTAGGAGCTATCAAAGCGATAAATCAAAAGATCCTCTGTGTTTTGGATGAATCAGAGTCGGGTCGGGTGGATTTGGGCATG TTTTTTGCAGTTATTGCTCCCCTTTGCAGCGGATCCCCTGACAAGCGGAAACGAATTGCTTATGAGTCACTTTTGTGGCAACCCGTGAATGAAGGCAACACGCAGATAAAGAAATCAGATGCCCAAAGATACATCAAGCTACTGAGAGCCATCTACATTCCTTCCCATGGGTTAAGTGAAATACTTGAAATCCATGGAGAAACGGACGACTCCATGGTTTCTTTGACCGAATTTGTCGCCATGTTTGATGATCAAGAATGGGGGTTTAGTATCCTGTCTACTCTAGTAAAGCTTGAAAACGGTGATAGGAATCGCCATGGGAGCCATGTTTGTGCAACTTGCAAATATCCCCTTATTGGTTCCCGATTCAAGGAGGTGAAACATCAATTTAGCTTGTGCGCTCAGTGTTACTCTGAAGGAAAAGTGCCATCTACTTGCAAGCAGGAAGAGTACAAATTTAAAGAATATGCAAACGAATCCGAAGCGGTTAAAGATAAATGCTTGTGGTTTGGCTCTAAAGGTTCCTCAGCTAGGGGCTCTTAG